A region of Lichenibacterium dinghuense DNA encodes the following proteins:
- a CDS encoding GlxA family transcriptional regulator, with translation MTQPGKDLGARGRDSQPRLRVGFILARRFTLCAFANFVDVLRLAADEGDRSRPILCRWSVLSDTMSAVVSSCGVAVQPNARLSDPRAFDYVVVVGGLIDEMDNLSAGTLAFLKAAAAARVPLVGVCTGALILHRAGLMGGYRCCVSWFHHADFLEQFEGLVPVSDQIYVIDRDRLTCSGGASSAHLAAHLVERHVGEAAAHKSLRIMIIDQVLAGEKSQPGTRLDLVTTDETARRAMLHMHRNIEAPLSIDEVARRIGMSRRSLERHFDKALGCSPSDCYLEMRLDQADMLLRTTRQTVAAIAASTGFCDTSHLARAFKRHRGVVPTDLRRTP, from the coding sequence ATGACGCAACCTGGGAAGGATCTGGGCGCCCGCGGGCGGGACAGCCAGCCGCGCCTCCGCGTCGGGTTCATCCTGGCGCGGCGCTTCACGCTCTGCGCCTTCGCCAACTTCGTCGACGTGCTCCGGCTCGCGGCGGACGAGGGGGACCGCAGCCGGCCGATCCTGTGCCGCTGGAGCGTGCTGTCCGACACGATGAGCGCGGTCGTGTCGAGCTGCGGGGTCGCGGTGCAGCCCAACGCGCGCCTGTCGGACCCGCGCGCCTTCGACTACGTCGTGGTGGTGGGCGGGCTCATCGACGAGATGGACAACCTGAGCGCGGGCACGCTCGCCTTCCTCAAGGCGGCCGCGGCCGCGCGGGTCCCGCTGGTGGGCGTGTGCACCGGCGCGCTCATCCTGCACCGGGCCGGCCTGATGGGCGGCTACCGCTGCTGCGTCAGCTGGTTCCACCACGCCGACTTCCTGGAGCAGTTCGAGGGGCTCGTGCCGGTGTCGGACCAGATCTACGTGATCGACCGCGACCGGCTGACCTGCTCGGGCGGCGCGAGCTCGGCGCATCTCGCGGCCCACCTCGTCGAGCGCCACGTCGGCGAGGCGGCGGCGCACAAGAGCCTGCGCATCATGATCATCGACCAGGTGCTGGCCGGCGAGAAGTCGCAGCCGGGCACGCGGCTCGACCTCGTCACCACGGACGAGACGGCCAGGCGGGCGATGCTGCACATGCACCGCAACATCGAGGCGCCGCTGTCCATCGACGAGGTCGCGCGCCGCATCGGCATGAGCCGCCGCAGCCTCGAACGCCACTTCGACAAGGCCCTCGGCTGCTCGCCGAGCGACTGCTACCTCGAGATGCGGCTCGACCAGGCCGACATGCTGCTGCGCACGACGCGGCAGACCGTGGCGGCGATCGCGGCCTCGACCGGCTTCTGCGACACGTCCCACCTCGCGCGCGCCTTCAAGCGCCACCGCGGCGTCGTCCCGACGGACCTGCGGCGCACCCCCTGA
- a CDS encoding sarcosine oxidase subunit beta family protein, with protein MDRFSFPAIVAKAVGGNKGWRAQWPDAELKDEYDVVIVGAGGHGLGTAYYLAKEHGITNVAVIDKGWLGGGNTGRNTTIIRSNYLYDESARLYEHAMKMWEGLTQELNYNVMFSQRGCMMLAHTVHDEQSFKRHIHSNRLNGIDNEWLTPSQAKEFCPPLNIAANARYPVVGAALQRRAGVARHDAVAWGYARGAAARGVDIVQNCPVLGIRRDLSGAVQGVETARGFVRAKKVAVVAAGNTSVVMNTAGVRMPLESYPLQALVSEPVKPVFPCIVMSNTVHAYISQSDKGELVIGSGTDQYVSYSQRGGLPLIEHTLASICEVFPIFTRMRMLRKWGGIVDVTPDRSPIIAKTPVPGLYVNCGWGTGGFKATPGSAHVFAHTVARDEPHPINAPYMIERFTTGRLIDEAAAAAVAH; from the coding sequence ATGGACCGCTTCTCCTTCCCCGCCATCGTCGCCAAGGCCGTCGGCGGCAACAAGGGCTGGCGCGCCCAGTGGCCCGACGCCGAGCTCAAGGACGAATACGACGTCGTCATCGTCGGCGCCGGCGGCCACGGCCTCGGCACGGCCTACTACCTCGCCAAGGAGCACGGGATCACCAACGTGGCGGTGATCGACAAGGGCTGGTTAGGAGGCGGCAACACGGGCCGCAACACCACCATCATCCGCTCCAACTACCTCTACGACGAGAGCGCGCGCCTCTACGAGCACGCGATGAAGATGTGGGAAGGGCTCACGCAGGAGCTCAACTACAACGTCATGTTCTCCCAGCGCGGCTGCATGATGCTGGCCCACACGGTGCACGACGAGCAGAGCTTCAAGCGCCACATCCACTCGAACCGCCTGAACGGCATCGACAACGAGTGGCTGACGCCGAGCCAGGCGAAGGAGTTCTGCCCGCCGCTCAACATCGCCGCCAACGCCCGCTATCCCGTGGTCGGCGCCGCCCTGCAGCGGCGCGCCGGCGTCGCCCGCCACGACGCGGTGGCCTGGGGCTACGCCCGCGGCGCCGCGGCGCGCGGCGTCGACATCGTCCAGAACTGCCCCGTGCTCGGCATCCGCCGCGACCTGTCGGGCGCCGTGCAGGGCGTCGAGACGGCGCGCGGCTTCGTGCGCGCCAAGAAGGTCGCGGTGGTGGCGGCCGGCAACACCTCGGTGGTGATGAACACGGCGGGCGTGCGCATGCCGCTCGAAAGCTATCCCCTGCAGGCGCTGGTGTCCGAGCCCGTCAAGCCGGTCTTCCCCTGCATCGTCATGTCCAACACCGTGCACGCCTACATCAGCCAGTCCGACAAGGGCGAGCTCGTGATCGGCTCGGGCACGGACCAGTACGTGTCCTACAGCCAGCGCGGCGGCCTGCCGCTGATCGAGCACACGCTGGCGTCGATCTGCGAGGTGTTCCCGATCTTCACCCGCATGCGCATGCTGCGCAAATGGGGCGGCATCGTCGACGTCACCCCGGACCGCTCGCCCATCATCGCCAAGACGCCGGTGCCGGGCCTCTACGTCAACTGCGGCTGGGGCACGGGCGGCTTCAAGGCCACGCCCGGCTCGGCCCACGTCTTCGCCCACACGGTGGCGCGCGACGAGCCGCACCCGATCAACGCCCCCTACATGATCGAGCGCTTCACCACCGGCCGCCTCATCGACGAGGCCGCCGCCGCGGCCGTGGCGCACTGA
- a CDS encoding sarcosine oxidase subunit delta: MLLITCPYCEAARPELEFAYAGEAHLVRPADPSSLSDEEWRDHLYVRSNPRGTHYERWRHLHGCGRFFNAVRDTVTDKFFATYPAGQARPAAEAREIGR; this comes from the coding sequence ATGCTGCTCATCACCTGCCCCTATTGCGAGGCCGCCCGGCCGGAGCTCGAGTTCGCCTACGCGGGCGAGGCGCACCTCGTCCGCCCCGCCGACCCGTCGTCGCTCAGCGACGAGGAATGGCGCGACCACCTCTACGTCCGCTCGAACCCGCGCGGCACCCACTACGAGCGCTGGCGCCACCTGCACGGCTGCGGCCGCTTCTTCAATGCCGTGCGCGACACCGTCACGGACAAGTTCTTCGCCACCTATCCGGCCGGCCAGGCGCGCCCGGCCGCCGAGGCCCGGGAGATCGGACGATGA
- a CDS encoding sarcosine oxidase subunit alpha family protein, with product MTSYRVADRADVVPDAHAGAGAPAAGAERFRVPGRGRLDGRRTVSFTFDGERLTGRQGDTLASALLANGVHLVGRSFKYHRPRGILAAGCEEPNALVGTDRGGGRFEPNTRATLAEVFDGFRAESQNRWPNLRTDVGAVNDSLYMLFSAGFYYKTFMWPKSFWKKVYEPVIRGAAGLGKAPSESDPDSYASRFAHCDVLVVGGGAAGLSAALAAARSGARTVLVDEGAEVGGWLLSDPEARIDGRPAWDWLAESLAALAALPNATVLTRTTAVGYYHQNLVGLCQRLTDHMASVPAGAPRERLWKVRAKQVVLAQGAIERPLVFDGNDRPGVMLAGAARTYLNRYGVRVGDRAAVATSNDSAWDAAFDLARAGTTVAVIVDVRPQVDERLIAEARRLGIEVVLGGTVTGTRGRLRVSAVRVNPVAAWGEAGRGRWVACDCLLMSGGWTPSVHLFSHTGGKLDWDEEGQAFLPGKPTEDCRVAGAGAGRFGLATALADGAAAGAAAATDAGFAAEARPFAVDHDGSMAGVAPRDLPTDRNPSFAKAFVDFQNDVLAKDIRLAVREGFRSVEHIKRYTTNGMATDQGKTSNINGLAIAADALKRPAPTVGLTTFRPPYTPTTFGAFAGYNRGDLFEVTRRTPIDAWAEAQGAAFEPVALWRRARYFPRGTEDMHAAVKRECRAVRSAVGMFDASTLGKIEVVGPDAAAFMNRMYTNAWLKLGVGRCRYGLLLGEDGFIRDDGVVGRLAEDRFHVTTTTGGAARVLNMMEDYLQTEWPDLKVWLTSTTEQWAVIALNGPRARDVLAPLVEGIDLDPEAFPHMAVAEGTICGVPTRLFRVSFTGELGFEVNVPARHGRAVWEAIHAAGQAHGIVPYGTETMHVLRAEKGYIIVGQDTDGTLTPDDAGLGWAVGKAKPDFVGKRSLTRPDMLKANRKQLVGLLTKDPKVVLEEGAQIVADPNGPVPATMIGHVTSSYWSEELGRSIAMAVIEGGRARDGGTIYVPMPGAVLEATVTGCVFVDPENARLAA from the coding sequence ATGACCAGCTACCGCGTCGCCGACCGCGCCGACGTCGTCCCGGACGCCCACGCCGGGGCCGGCGCGCCCGCCGCCGGGGCCGAGCGCTTCCGCGTGCCGGGCCGCGGCCGCCTCGACGGCCGCCGCACCGTGTCGTTCACCTTCGACGGGGAAAGGCTCACCGGGCGGCAGGGCGACACGCTCGCCTCGGCGCTGCTCGCCAACGGCGTCCACCTCGTCGGCCGGTCGTTCAAGTACCACCGGCCGCGCGGCATCCTGGCGGCGGGCTGCGAGGAGCCCAACGCCCTCGTCGGCACGGACCGCGGCGGCGGGCGCTTCGAGCCCAACACCCGCGCGACCCTCGCCGAAGTGTTCGACGGCTTCCGCGCCGAGAGCCAGAACCGCTGGCCGAACCTGCGCACCGACGTCGGCGCCGTGAACGACAGCCTGTACATGCTGTTCTCTGCCGGCTTCTACTACAAGACCTTCATGTGGCCGAAGTCCTTCTGGAAGAAGGTCTACGAGCCGGTGATCCGCGGCGCCGCCGGCCTCGGCAAGGCCCCGTCCGAATCCGACCCCGACAGCTACGCCAGCCGCTTCGCCCACTGCGACGTGCTCGTGGTCGGCGGCGGCGCGGCCGGCCTGTCGGCCGCCCTGGCGGCCGCCAGGAGCGGCGCGCGCACGGTCCTGGTCGACGAGGGCGCGGAGGTCGGCGGCTGGCTGCTGTCCGACCCGGAGGCGCGCATCGACGGCCGCCCGGCCTGGGACTGGCTGGCGGAAAGCCTCGCCGCGCTGGCGGCCCTGCCCAACGCCACCGTGCTGACCCGCACCACCGCGGTGGGCTACTACCACCAGAACCTCGTCGGCCTGTGCCAGCGCCTCACCGACCACATGGCCTCCGTGCCGGCCGGCGCCCCGCGCGAGCGGCTGTGGAAGGTGCGCGCCAAGCAGGTCGTGCTGGCGCAGGGCGCCATCGAGCGGCCGCTGGTGTTCGACGGCAACGACCGTCCGGGCGTGATGCTGGCCGGCGCCGCCCGCACCTACCTCAACCGCTACGGCGTGCGGGTGGGCGACCGCGCCGCCGTGGCCACCTCCAACGATTCCGCCTGGGACGCCGCCTTCGACCTCGCCCGCGCCGGGACGACGGTCGCTGTCATCGTCGACGTGCGCCCGCAGGTCGACGAGCGGCTGATCGCCGAGGCGCGCCGCCTCGGTATCGAGGTCGTGCTGGGCGGCACCGTCACCGGCACGCGGGGCCGGCTGCGCGTCTCCGCCGTGCGGGTCAACCCGGTCGCGGCCTGGGGCGAGGCCGGCCGCGGGCGCTGGGTCGCCTGCGACTGCCTGCTGATGTCGGGCGGCTGGACGCCGAGCGTGCACCTGTTCTCGCACACCGGCGGCAAGCTCGACTGGGACGAGGAGGGCCAGGCCTTCCTGCCCGGCAAGCCGACCGAGGACTGCCGCGTCGCCGGCGCCGGTGCGGGCCGCTTCGGCCTCGCCACAGCACTCGCCGATGGCGCCGCGGCGGGCGCCGCCGCGGCGACCGATGCGGGCTTCGCGGCCGAGGCCCGCCCCTTCGCGGTCGACCACGACGGCTCGATGGCCGGGGTCGCGCCGCGCGACCTGCCGACCGACAGGAACCCGTCCTTCGCCAAGGCCTTCGTCGACTTCCAGAACGACGTGCTGGCGAAGGACATCCGCCTCGCCGTGCGCGAGGGCTTCCGGTCGGTCGAGCACATCAAGCGCTACACCACCAACGGCATGGCGACCGACCAGGGCAAGACGTCCAACATCAACGGCCTCGCCATCGCGGCCGACGCCCTGAAGCGCCCGGCCCCGACGGTCGGCCTGACGACCTTCCGGCCGCCCTACACGCCGACCACCTTCGGGGCCTTCGCGGGCTACAACCGCGGCGACCTGTTCGAGGTGACGCGGCGCACGCCCATCGACGCCTGGGCCGAGGCGCAGGGCGCCGCCTTCGAGCCCGTGGCGCTGTGGCGCCGCGCCCGCTACTTCCCGCGAGGGACCGAGGACATGCACGCCGCCGTGAAGCGCGAATGCCGCGCTGTCCGGAGCGCGGTCGGCATGTTCGACGCCTCCACGCTCGGCAAGATCGAGGTCGTGGGGCCGGACGCGGCGGCCTTCATGAACCGCATGTACACAAACGCGTGGCTGAAGCTCGGCGTCGGCCGCTGCCGCTACGGCCTGCTGCTGGGCGAGGACGGCTTCATCCGCGACGACGGCGTGGTGGGCCGCCTCGCCGAGGACCGCTTCCACGTCACCACCACGACGGGCGGCGCCGCGCGCGTCCTCAACATGATGGAGGACTACCTCCAGACCGAGTGGCCGGACCTCAAGGTGTGGCTCACCTCGACCACGGAGCAGTGGGCCGTGATCGCGCTGAACGGCCCCAGGGCGCGCGACGTGCTGGCGCCGCTGGTCGAGGGCATCGACCTCGACCCGGAGGCCTTCCCGCACATGGCGGTGGCCGAGGGCACGATCTGCGGCGTGCCGACCCGGCTGTTCCGGGTGAGCTTCACGGGCGAGCTCGGCTTCGAGGTCAACGTGCCGGCCCGCCACGGCCGCGCCGTTTGGGAGGCGATCCACGCCGCGGGCCAGGCGCACGGCATCGTGCCCTACGGCACCGAGACCATGCACGTGCTGCGCGCCGAGAAGGGCTACATCATCGTGGGCCAGGACACGGACGGCACGCTGACGCCCGACGACGCCGGCCTCGGCTGGGCGGTCGGCAAGGCCAAGCCCGACTTCGTCGGCAAGCGCTCGCTCACGCGCCCCGACATGCTGAAGGCGAACCGCAAGCAGCTCGTCGGCCTGCTCACCAAGGACCCGAAGGTGGTGCTGGAGGAGGGCGCGCAGATCGTCGCCGACCCGAACGGCCCCGTCCCGGCGACCATGATCGGCCACGTCACCTCGTCCTACTGGAGCGAGGAGCTCGGGCGCTCGATCGCCATGGCGGTGATCGAGGGCGGCCGCGCCCGCGACGGCGGCACGATCTACGTGCCCATGCCGGGCGCGGTGCTGGAGGCGACGGTCACCGGCTGCGTCTTCGTCGACCCCGAGAACGCGCGGCTGGCGGCCTGA
- a CDS encoding sarcosine oxidase subunit gamma produces the protein MVTRALEQRNALSGRRAIEAGRRATVRAAEDCARFSLRVGAADREAAGRALGVSLAGRIGSVAAAGGRTALCLGPDEWAIIAPAGEAEAVRQGFAGLGAPHSLVETSHRDVGIEVIGPAAEQMLSAACALDLGAMPAGSCTRTIFDRAAVVLVKHGPDHYRVEVWQSFASHVWGLLDAVSREVALDI, from the coding sequence ATGGTCACGCGAGCTTTGGAGCAGCGCAACGCCCTGTCGGGGCGGCGCGCGATCGAGGCGGGGCGGCGCGCGACGGTGCGCGCCGCCGAGGACTGCGCCCGCTTCAGCCTGCGGGTGGGGGCGGCGGACCGCGAGGCGGCGGGGCGCGCGCTCGGCGTGTCGCTCGCGGGGCGGATCGGCAGCGTCGCCGCGGCGGGCGGGCGCACCGCCCTGTGCCTCGGCCCGGACGAGTGGGCGATCATCGCGCCGGCCGGCGAGGCCGAGGCGGTGCGGCAGGGCTTCGCCGGGCTCGGCGCCCCGCACAGCCTGGTCGAGACCAGCCACCGCGACGTCGGCATCGAGGTCATCGGCCCCGCGGCCGAGCAGATGCTGAGCGCCGCCTGCGCGCTCGACCTCGGCGCCATGCCGGCCGGCTCCTGCACGCGCACGATCTTCGACAGGGCCGCGGTCGTGCTCGTCAAGCACGGGCCCGACCACTACCGCGTCGAGGTGTGGCAGTCCTTCGCGTCCCACGTCTGGGGCCTGCTCGACGCGGTGAGCCGCGAGGTCGCGCTCGACATCTGA